Proteins from a genomic interval of Oncorhynchus nerka isolate Pitt River linkage group LG13, Oner_Uvic_2.0, whole genome shotgun sequence:
- the LOC115120017 gene encoding acyl-coenzyme A thioesterase 1-like isoform X1, with protein MLAQLVYQEFLSKTKPWFIWLYTSLRSNSQQVRVRLLPNPRCFFDEPVHVKVDGLSPHQKVELRSKLRDDKGIIFKASALYSADSTGQVDLCLSPSLGGSYTGVEPMGLFWAMTPETPHRKLLKKNVLSSMMVDIDALHEDTGEILATETIERQFMTEGLRRIPLGMNNGRIRGTLFLPPGPGPFPGVLDMYVLGGGVSEVRASLLANKGFVVLALGYSGFQDLPKTLPKYFDLEYFEEAITFLRRQPQVQGPEIGILSISKSGDLALSMASFLSGISATVWINGCNANVMTPLHYKDLVIPPLLPILENITLTPSGLLDVRDTVPDQITERTRGSVIPIERSGSRFLFVVSEDDRNWNSCLFAQKAAAQLRHHGKDNFEVVRYPRAGHFLEVPYMPHSPSGFHSGVGKVVVFGGEAKAHHEAQLDLWRRVPEFFRTHLKHNSNTVQKARL; from the exons ATGTTGGCCCAATTGGTGTACCAGGAATTTCTCTCAAAAACAAAACCATGGTTTATATGGTTATACACATCATTGCGGTCGAATTCGCAACAGGTTCGCGTCCGTCTTCTCCCCAATCCTCGCTGTTTCTTCGACGAACCGGTGCACGTCAAGGTAGATGGACTGTCTCCGCACCAGAAAGTGGAATTGAGGTCCAAACTCAGGGACGATAAAGGGATCATCTTCAAAGCTTCCGCTTTGTACTCCGCAGATTCTACAGGACAGGTAGacctgtgtctctccccctctctgggtggAAGTTATACAGGAGTTGAACCCATGGGCTTGTTTTGGGCAATGACGCCCGAGACTCCACACCGCAAACTATTGAAAAAGAATGTGTTGAGTTCAATGATGGTTGATATAGACGCGCTGCACGAGGACACAGGTGAGATCTTGGCAACAGAGACTATCGAGAGGCAGTTCATGACGGAAGGGCTGAGGAGGATACCGTTGGGCATGAACAATGGGAGAATTCGGGGGACCCTCTTTCTACCACCAG GGCCAGGTCCATTTCCTGGTGTCCTGGATATGTATGTTCTGGGTGGAGGTGTATCTGAGGTCCGGGCCAGTCTGCTGGCTAACAAAGGCTTTGTGGTTCTGGCGCTGGGCTACTCTGGCTTCCAGGACCTGCCCAAAACCTTACCCAAATACTTTGACCTGGAATACTTTGAAGAGGCCATCACATTCCTGAGGAGACAGCCACAG GTCCAGGGTCCAGAAATAGGAATCCTGTCCATCTCTAAGAGTGGCGACCTGGCTCTATCAATGGCCTCTTTTCTCTCTGGCATCTCAGCCACAGTCTGGATCAACGGCTGCAATGCTAATGTCATGACGCCACTGCACTACAAAGACCTCGTCATCCCTCCCCTCTTGCCTATCCTAGAGAACATCACCCTCACACCGTCCGGCCTTCTCGATGTCCGAGACACCGTACCAGATCAGATAACAGAAAGGACCCGCGGTTCCGTGATCCCGATAGAACGATCCGGTTCTAGGTTCCTTTTTGTTGTCTCCGAGGACGACAGGAACTGGAACAGCTGTCTCTTTGCCCAGAAGGCCGCCGCCCAGCTGAGGCATCATGGGAAAGATAACTTTGAGGTGGTGAGGTACCCCAGGGCGGGTCATTTCCTGGAGGTGCCCTACATGCCCCACAGCCCGTCTGGCTTCCACTCTGGGGTGGGTAAAGTGGTGGTGTTTGGGGGGGAAGCTAAAGCCCACCATGAGGCTCAGCTGGACCTGTGGAGGAGGGTCCCGGAGTTCTTCAGGACACATCTTAAGCACAACAGCAACACTGTCCAGAAAGCCAGGCTGTAA
- the LOC115120017 gene encoding acyl-coenzyme A thioesterase 1-like isoform X2 has translation MLAQLVYQEFLSKTKPWFIWLYTSLRSNSQQVRVRLLPNPRCFFDEPVHVKVDGLSPHQKVELRSKLRDDKGIIFKASALYSADSTGQVDLCLSPSLGGSYTGVEPMGLFWAMTPETPHRKLLKKNVLSSMMVDIDALHEDTGEILATETIERQFMTEGLRRIPLGMNNGRIRGTLFLPPGPGPFPGVLDMYVLGGGVSEVRASLLANKGFVVLALGYSGFQDLPKTLPKYFDLEYFEEAITFLRRQPQVQGPEIGILSISKSGDLALSMASFLSGISATVWINGCNANVMTPLHYKDLVIPPLLPILENITLTPSGLLDVRDTVPDQITERTRGSVIPIERSGSRFLFVVSEDDRNWNSCLFAQKAAAQLRHHGKDNFEVVRYPRAGHFLEVPYMPHSPSGFHSGDNDPTHLQAG, from the exons ATGTTGGCCCAATTGGTGTACCAGGAATTTCTCTCAAAAACAAAACCATGGTTTATATGGTTATACACATCATTGCGGTCGAATTCGCAACAGGTTCGCGTCCGTCTTCTCCCCAATCCTCGCTGTTTCTTCGACGAACCGGTGCACGTCAAGGTAGATGGACTGTCTCCGCACCAGAAAGTGGAATTGAGGTCCAAACTCAGGGACGATAAAGGGATCATCTTCAAAGCTTCCGCTTTGTACTCCGCAGATTCTACAGGACAGGTAGacctgtgtctctccccctctctgggtggAAGTTATACAGGAGTTGAACCCATGGGCTTGTTTTGGGCAATGACGCCCGAGACTCCACACCGCAAACTATTGAAAAAGAATGTGTTGAGTTCAATGATGGTTGATATAGACGCGCTGCACGAGGACACAGGTGAGATCTTGGCAACAGAGACTATCGAGAGGCAGTTCATGACGGAAGGGCTGAGGAGGATACCGTTGGGCATGAACAATGGGAGAATTCGGGGGACCCTCTTTCTACCACCAG GGCCAGGTCCATTTCCTGGTGTCCTGGATATGTATGTTCTGGGTGGAGGTGTATCTGAGGTCCGGGCCAGTCTGCTGGCTAACAAAGGCTTTGTGGTTCTGGCGCTGGGCTACTCTGGCTTCCAGGACCTGCCCAAAACCTTACCCAAATACTTTGACCTGGAATACTTTGAAGAGGCCATCACATTCCTGAGGAGACAGCCACAG GTCCAGGGTCCAGAAATAGGAATCCTGTCCATCTCTAAGAGTGGCGACCTGGCTCTATCAATGGCCTCTTTTCTCTCTGGCATCTCAGCCACAGTCTGGATCAACGGCTGCAATGCTAATGTCATGACGCCACTGCACTACAAAGACCTCGTCATCCCTCCCCTCTTGCCTATCCTAGAGAACATCACCCTCACACCGTCCGGCCTTCTCGATGTCCGAGACACCGTACCAGATCAGATAACAGAAAGGACCCGCGGTTCCGTGATCCCGATAGAACGATCCGGTTCTAGGTTCCTTTTTGTTGTCTCCGAGGACGACAGGAACTGGAACAGCTGTCTCTTTGCCCAGAAGGCCGCCGCCCAGCTGAGGCATCATGGGAAAGATAACTTTGAGGTGGTGAGGTACCCCAGGGCGGGTCATTTCCTGGAGGTGCCCTACATGCCCCACAGCCCGTCTGGCTTCCACTCTGGG gacaatgacccaacacacctccaggctgggtag